From Alligator mississippiensis isolate rAllMis1 chromosome 9, rAllMis1, whole genome shotgun sequence, one genomic window encodes:
- the LOC106737385 gene encoding beta-1 adrenergic receptor — protein sequence MWANASCPGGPAPGPRLPAEACKLALMVLLIVAITLGNVLSLLVFLRAPQFRTSQGYLKTSLALADLTVGLVVVPYSVYREASGLAASQGPVGASGLGQSLPCFITGPIFAGCTFVSISTIFLLSVERSVAVLKPLHKKAVVTKRRTVWLILLSWSMSFSLAVVPLFSSPDITLRYSPCSKMCNYAFPEARLPGSSWNVMLLFPAFDFSLLGGTFAINFITFAAIRHYCKARRQLGSEVQGGNRLSFSDITAAKTIGILTFAFSASFSPIAVFVVGSVLGYQWCQFSFYAFWILTSNSCWNVAIYSAWDPKFRQGVKDLFSKRMLKAASQRASSAAEGDFSSPACVAVLKEMFRPENA from the coding sequence ATGTGGGCCAACGCCAGCTGCCCCGgcggccccgcgcccggcccgcgCCTGCCGGCCGAGGCGTGCAAGCTGGCGCTCATGGTGCTGCTCATCGTGGCCATCACCCTGGGCAACGTGCTGAGCCTGCTGGTCTTCCTGCGCGCCCCGCAGTTCCGGACCTCCCAGGGCTACCTGAAGACCTCCCTCGCCCTGGCCGACCTCACcgtggggctggtggtggtgccCTACTCCGTGTACAGGGAGGCCAGCggcctggctgccagccaggggcctgtgggCGCCTCGGGCTTGGGCCAGTCTCTGCCCTGCTTCATCACCGGGCCCATCTTTGCTGGCTGCACCTTCGTGTCCATCAGCACCATCTTCCTGCTGTCGGTGGAGCGCAGCGTGGCAGTGCTGAAGCCCCTGCACAAGAAGGCGGTGGTCACCAAGCGCCGCACTGTCTGGCTCATCTTGCTCTCATGGTCCATGAGTTTCTCGCTGGCCGTGGTCCCCCTCTTCTCCAGCCCGGACATCACCCTGCGCTACAGTCCCTGCAGCAAGATGTGCAACTATGCCTTCCCTGAGGCCAGGCTGCCCGGCTCCAGCTGGAACGTCATGCTGCTCTTCCCAGCCTTCGACTTCTCCCTTCTCGGGGGCACATTCGCCATCAACTTCATCACCTTTGCCGCCATTCGCCACTACTGTAAGGCCCGGAGGCAGCTGGGCAGCGAGGTGCAGGGGGGCAACCGGCTCTCCTTCTCAGATATCACTGCTGCCAAGACCATCGGCATCTTGACCTTTGCCTTCTCGGCCTCCTTCAGCCCCATCGCTGTCTTTGTGGTGGGCTCCGTCCTGGGCTACCAGTGGTGCCAGTTCTCCTTCTATGCCTTCTGGATTTTGACCTCCAACAGCTGCTGGAACGTGGCCATCTACAGTGCCTGGGACCCCAAATTTAGGCAGGGGGTCAAGGACCTCTTCAGTAAGCGGATGCTGAAAGCTGCCTCCCAGCGCGCCAGCAGCGCTGCAGAGGGGGATTTCTCTTCTCCTGCCTGCGTGGCTGTCCTCAAGGAGATGTTTCGGCCGGAAAATGCTTGA